The Tenacibaculum jejuense genome includes a window with the following:
- the rpoB gene encoding DNA-directed RNA polymerase subunit beta, whose protein sequence is MATTKTTERINFASSRIGADYPDFLDIQIKSFQDFFQLQTKAEERGEEGLYKTFMDNFPITDTRNQFVLEFLDYFVDPPRYSIQECIERGLTYSVPLKARLKLYCTDPEHEDFETIVQDVYLGTIPYMSGSGTFIINGAERVVVSQLHRSPGVFFGQSFHANGTKLYSARVIPFKGSWIEFATDINQVMYAYIDRKKKLPVTTLFRAIGYERDKDILEIFDLAEEVKVSKAGLKKVLGRKLAARVLKTWHEDFVDEDTGEVVSIERNEIIFDRDTILEKEHVDEIIEAGAKTILLHKEDNDMADYAIIHNTLQKDPTNSEKEAVEHIYRQLRNAEPPDEETARGIIDKLFFSEQRYNLGEVGRFRMNTKLQLNEDIDQKVLTKNDIITIVKYLIELINSKAEVDDIDHLSNRRVRTVGEQLAGQFGVGLARMARTIRERMNVRDNEVFTPIDLINAKTLSSVINSFFGTNQLSQFMDQTNPLAEITHKRRLSALGPGGLSRERAGFEVRDVHYTHYGRLCPIETPEGPNIGLISSLAVYAKVNPMGFIETPYKKVTEGKVLDEGPIYLSAEEEEGMKFAQSNIEVNEEGAIDKDKVIAREEGDFPVVTPNVVNYMDVAPNQIASISASLIPFLEHDDANRALMGSNMMRQAVPLLRPDAPIVGTGLERRVAKDSRILINAEGNGVVEYVDANTVTIKYDRTDDERLVSFDTDDKSYDLIKFRKTNQGTNINLKPIVRKGDRVEKGQVLCEGYATQQGELALGRNMKVAFMPWKGYNFEDAIVISEKVVREDIFTSIHIDEYSLDVRDTKLGAEELTNDIPNVSEEATKDLDENGMIRIGAEVKPGDILIGKITPKGESDPTPEEKLLRAIFGDKAGDVKDASLKASPSLKGIVINKKLFKRAVKDKNKRARDKEAVATLEASFVSKFEDLKDRLIEKLFHLISGKTSQGIFNDLGEEVLPKGKKFTQKMLNSVDDFTHLSGVWTTDKELNALVVELIHNYKIKVNDLQGVLRREKFTISVGDELPAGILKLAKIYIAKKRKLKVGDKMAGRHGNKGIVARIVRQEDMPFLEDGTPVDIVLNPLGVPSRMNIGQIYETVLGWAGQKLGQKYATPIFDGASLDEINKLTDEAGIPRFGHTYLYDGGTGQRFDQPATVGVIYMIKLGHMIEDKMHARSIGPYSLITQQPLGGKAQFGGQRFGEMEVWALEAYGASSILREILTVKSDDVLGRAKAYESIVKGEAMPEPGLPESFNVLMHELKGLGLDVKLEE, encoded by the coding sequence TTGGCAACGACAAAAACTACTGAAAGAATCAACTTCGCATCTTCACGCATTGGAGCAGATTATCCAGATTTTTTGGATATTCAAATTAAATCTTTCCAAGATTTTTTCCAATTACAAACAAAAGCTGAAGAAAGAGGAGAAGAAGGTTTATACAAAACCTTCATGGATAACTTCCCAATCACAGATACAAGAAATCAATTCGTATTAGAATTTTTAGATTATTTTGTTGACCCACCAAGATACAGTATACAAGAATGTATCGAAAGAGGTTTAACTTACAGTGTACCTCTTAAAGCAAGGTTAAAGTTATATTGTACAGACCCTGAACATGAAGATTTCGAAACCATTGTTCAAGATGTGTACTTAGGTACTATACCTTATATGAGTGGATCAGGAACATTCATCATAAATGGAGCAGAGAGAGTTGTTGTATCCCAATTACACAGATCTCCTGGAGTTTTCTTTGGTCAGTCTTTCCATGCAAATGGAACAAAATTATATTCAGCAAGGGTAATACCTTTTAAAGGTTCTTGGATTGAATTTGCTACGGATATTAATCAGGTAATGTATGCTTATATTGATAGAAAGAAAAAATTACCTGTAACTACATTATTCAGAGCAATAGGTTACGAAAGAGATAAAGATATCTTAGAGATTTTTGATTTAGCAGAGGAAGTAAAAGTTTCTAAAGCTGGATTAAAAAAAGTCTTAGGAAGAAAATTAGCTGCAAGAGTTTTAAAAACTTGGCACGAAGATTTCGTAGATGAGGATACAGGAGAGGTAGTTTCTATCGAGCGTAATGAGATTATTTTCGATCGTGATACTATCTTAGAGAAGGAACATGTAGATGAAATAATTGAAGCAGGTGCTAAAACCATATTATTACACAAAGAAGATAATGATATGGCAGATTATGCTATTATTCATAATACATTACAAAAAGATCCTACGAACTCTGAAAAAGAAGCTGTAGAACATATTTATCGCCAATTACGTAATGCTGAACCACCAGATGAGGAAACAGCAAGAGGTATCATAGATAAATTATTCTTCTCAGAGCAAAGATATAACTTAGGAGAAGTTGGTCGTTTTAGAATGAACACTAAACTTCAACTAAACGAAGATATAGATCAAAAAGTATTAACAAAGAATGATATTATCACAATTGTTAAATACTTAATCGAGTTAATTAACTCAAAAGCAGAAGTAGATGATATTGATCACTTATCTAATCGTCGTGTTCGTACGGTAGGTGAACAATTAGCAGGTCAGTTTGGTGTAGGTTTAGCTCGTATGGCTCGTACTATTCGTGAAAGAATGAATGTTCGTGATAACGAAGTATTCACGCCAATTGATTTAATAAATGCAAAAACTCTTTCTTCTGTAATAAATTCATTCTTCGGAACGAATCAGTTATCTCAGTTTATGGATCAAACGAATCCACTTGCTGAAATTACACACAAACGTCGTTTATCTGCTTTAGGACCTGGAGGATTATCTAGAGAAAGAGCTGGATTTGAGGTTCGTGATGTTCACTATACACATTACGGTCGTTTATGTCCGATTGAAACACCTGAAGGTCCAAATATTGGTCTTATTTCTTCTTTAGCCGTATACGCTAAAGTAAACCCAATGGGATTCATTGAAACACCATACAAAAAGGTAACTGAAGGTAAAGTTTTAGACGAAGGACCTATCTATTTGAGTGCTGAAGAAGAAGAAGGAATGAAGTTTGCGCAGTCAAATATCGAAGTTAATGAAGAGGGAGCAATTGATAAAGATAAGGTTATTGCAAGAGAGGAAGGAGATTTCCCTGTAGTTACTCCTAATGTAGTGAACTACATGGACGTAGCTCCTAACCAAATCGCTTCAATTTCTGCATCTTTAATTCCTTTCTTAGAACATGATGATGCAAACCGTGCCTTAATGGGATCTAACATGATGCGTCAGGCAGTTCCATTATTAAGACCAGATGCACCAATTGTTGGAACAGGATTAGAAAGAAGAGTAGCAAAAGATTCAAGAATCTTAATCAATGCAGAAGGTAATGGTGTTGTTGAATATGTAGATGCTAATACAGTTACTATCAAATACGATAGAACAGATGATGAGCGTTTAGTTAGCTTTGATACAGATGACAAATCATACGATCTAATTAAGTTTAGAAAAACGAATCAGGGGACTAACATTAACTTAAAACCAATCGTAAGAAAAGGTGATAGAGTTGAAAAAGGTCAAGTACTTTGTGAAGGTTATGCTACACAACAAGGAGAATTAGCTCTTGGTAGAAATATGAAGGTTGCCTTCATGCCTTGGAAAGGATATAACTTTGAGGATGCAATTGTAATTTCAGAAAAAGTTGTTCGTGAAGATATCTTTACATCAATTCATATTGATGAATATTCTTTAGATGTTCGTGACACAAAGTTAGGAGCTGAAGAATTAACAAATGATATTCCAAATGTTTCTGAAGAAGCTACAAAAGATCTAGATGAAAACGGAATGATCCGTATAGGAGCAGAAGTTAAACCTGGGGATATTTTAATTGGTAAGATTACACCAAAAGGAGAAAGTGATCCAACACCTGAAGAAAAGTTATTAAGAGCTATCTTTGGTGATAAAGCAGGAGATGTTAAAGATGCTTCTTTAAAAGCTTCTCCTTCTTTAAAAGGTATTGTAATCAATAAGAAATTATTCAAGAGAGCGGTAAAAGATAAAAATAAGAGAGCTAGAGATAAAGAAGCTGTAGCTACTTTAGAAGCTTCTTTTGTTTCTAAATTTGAAGATTTAAAAGATCGCTTAATTGAAAAATTATTCCATTTAATCAGTGGAAAAACATCTCAAGGAATATTTAATGATTTAGGTGAAGAAGTATTACCAAAAGGTAAAAAATTCACTCAAAAGATGTTAAATTCTGTTGATGATTTTACACACTTAAGTGGAGTTTGGACTACAGACAAAGAATTAAATGCTTTAGTTGTAGAATTAATTCATAACTATAAAATTAAAGTTAACGATTTACAAGGAGTTTTACGTCGTGAGAAGTTTACAATTTCTGTAGGAGACGAATTACCAGCAGGTATTCTGAAGTTAGCTAAGATTTATATCGCTAAAAAGCGTAAACTGAAAGTAGGAGATAAGATGGCAGGACGTCACGGTAACAAAGGTATTGTTGCTCGTATTGTACGTCAAGAAGATATGCCTTTCTTAGAAGATGGAACACCAGTAGATATCGTATTAAATCCGTTAGGGGTACCATCTCGTATGAACATCGGTCAGATTTATGAAACTGTTCTTGGATGGGCAGGACAAAAATTAGGTCAGAAATACGCAACTCCAATTTTCGACGGTGCTTCTTTAGATGAGATCAATAAATTAACTGATGAAGCTGGAATTCCAAGATTCGGTCATACTTATTTATATGATGGAGGAACAGGACAACGCTTTGATCAGCCAGCAACAGTTGGAGTAATTTATATGATTAAGTTAGGTCACATGATTGAAGATAAGATGCATGCACGTTCTATCGGACCATACTCTTTAATTACACAGCAGCCATTAGGAGGTAAAGCTCAATTTGGAGGTCAGCGTTTTGGAGAAATGGAGGTATGGGCTCTTGAAGCATATGGAGCATCAAGTATCTTACGTGAGATCTTAACTGTAAAATCAGATGATGTATTAGGTAGAGCTAAAGCTTACGAAAGTATAGTAAAAGGTGAAGCTATGCCAGAACCTGGATTACCAGAATCATTTAACGTATTAATGCACGAACTTAAAGGTTTAGGATTAGACGTTAAGTTAGAAGAGTAA